The window TCAGTGAATAGAAAATTAAGTCAAGAAGAAACTTCATTCAGCCAAAAACATGGTGGCAGCTCAGTGAATAGGGTGAACTTTTTGACTAGTCATTAGAATTCAAGAGGCTTATTTAGCAGGAGTGTTTGATACAATTGGTAAGCTCTATTTTTGCATACTGCAATATTTCGTAATACAAAGATATGCTAACAGAGCGTTTCTTTTCAGATAAACACCGACCAATAAGCTTCACAAAAAATTCGAAAGATGACGTCTGAAGATACCAAGAACGTACAAGACCTCAAAGGATGTTATGAAAATCTGATCGTTGTTGATGTGGGCGCAAACTTGACCAATAAGAAATACGGCCGTGATCTGGACTCGGTGGTGCAAAGGGCAAAAGATGCAGGTATTACGTTGTGTAGCGAAATTCTTGTTTTTCGTGTCACCGCATAATAACAACCCAGCTGTTCAACAAGTAGCTGATTTTAATGAATGCATGATATAGTCGGTGTGAATACGCTCTAATTTATTCAAGTGCGTATAGAATTGTTGCGCTTGCTGATTATTTACTGACCTGGTTTTGAAGTTAACAAGCAGAAAAGAATTATGTGACGAAAGAAAGTTGTTTATGATAATTAACTGTATCCTGTTTgctgttaattaaattttggAAGTACACTTTTAGTTTCTatactaaataagttttatggTAATAAATTTTCggaatttgtattttttgttttgttataggTGTCCAAAAAATTATGGTCACGGGAACATCAGTAAAAAACAGTAAAGAAGCATTAAGACTGACACGCCTCTATCCCGGAACCATCTACTCCACAGCCGGTGAGTTCTAGAAatgttatttacaaaacaaGCTGTAAGAATTGCCTTTATTCTCAtgaattgttaaatatttttggatTTAAATCTCCAATCTGTAAACTGCGTTCCACAAAAATCCATATATTCCGGCTTCAAAAAGGAAAAACAATGGTTGTGTATGTGATGTATCTTTGtgtcattattatattatatatacttgtTTCTCCTTGTATTTCATGGGCCTATAAATCCCAGTCTTTTGATAGGTTTGCATGGggctttatattatattgtttaatacatTAGTACCTGAAAGCTGATGTGTGTATATCACTGCCCTTGTTTTTTATGATTAATGTTCATTTTGATAAGTATTTGTCAACACACACACTTTGACATTTTGTCATTAGAGTCCGACCAacataagttggcagcgattttgacagccctgacagtgtaagtgttattttaaatgtccaacttttatgaaattatggtgtttacttgcacaggctgtctgagtcaattataatttttttccttTGAAACCAGGTGTCCACCCTCATGATGCAAAGTCAATGGTGGAAGAAGACATGTGGGCCGAACTACATGAAACCGCGCAGGCGCCCGAGTGTGTGGCCATCGGTGAATGTGGGCTCAACTATAGCAAGGATTTCTCGGAACCCGGTGTGCAGAGAGAAGTGTTTAAACGGCAGGTATGTTATCATTCATTTAGGTCATCACACAACAAGAGAAATCATTTTATTCCATGTGCAAATTTAAGTGTTAATTTTAGAGCTGGGCTGAATATGGACTTTGCTGAATATGAATATTCAGTTTAGCACATACCGAACCAAATATTGGGTTGGGCTAAAACGCATGAGTTTTCGAACCCTCTCTTCCGTACGCTGAcggtactattatttattctgtgtcaAAATTTGAAATGATTTTATTCTTCACTAAAGACATAGTAAAAACCTTGATTTAGAAGTgcattaagtttaaaatacctAATCTCAAAAAATTGTCCTTCTTTTTTTATCAACATGCCAAATCTGTTGTTAGTTATATTATTGGAGACAGATAAAACTACTTCTTGTTGATATGTACTGCAATACTATTTATCAGACAATGATACAACCCAAGACAATGATTGATTGGATATTGCCCCATTTCCTGATTCAAATTGCTTCTATGAATTGACTGAATTCCTACTCgcttacacacttttatttgatttattgagACATAAACTGTTCCAATCATTTTTACGAACTTCCTTATTATTCttaaaaaggcgagtggcgtgagttgcaatgtgagccggagccggagccgaaggcgtaggcaatcattgtaaaggaatacgccacgagcatcttttgaataaaaattaaatttaattaatataaattaaatttttggacagctTTTTTCTCGCTATTGGTCACAggagcctatggagactaacaagcaacgctaagtgGTCTTCGtaggtgttgctatattacgggtgtcacatgcgtgtttctgacttgtgaagcaattgtttctactatgcaaccaaatgaatattttgtaagttggcagcaagtTTGAAACTGTAAtacttttgattttgttaggttggtagaagcggtggtggccgagtggatatgacgtccgactttcaatccggaggtcgcgggttcaaatcctggctcgtaccaatgagttttcggaacttatgtacgaaatagcatttgatatttaccactagcttttcggtgaaggaaaacatcgtgaggaaacctgcatacatctgcgaagaaattcaaaggtgtatgtgaagtccccaatccgcattgggctagcgtggggactatagcccgagccctctcgcacatgagaggaggcctgtgcccagcagtgggacgtatataggctgaattattattattattattattaggttggtagccattaatcgcagtaacgttatagcgattttaaagcacaagttctgtatgaggaatagacaaagacttttcttgaaacattgtatgtatgttcttatattcgtgttaatgaatgtataaCTGACAAATAACAgcagaggagtaggaaaaataaatatataaatacaagaatTGTTCGttcaaaggtataagataataaccAACTCCTTGACAACGAGTATCATTCCACAGTCGGAATTCGCGATCAATTCGCTCTtaaggttattttaatttagaagaAGTGTGCACTTGCAACGGCAATCATACGCATTAGGCACTTGATGCGGAAACATATATATGTCTGTTGTCATTAATCCTCCTTGAGCGTGTGCTAAccattatacaaggtgcccgtgagcattgcgagagattttaacggtgcattcctgatggcaacagaagcaaaaaaattatatgcctttttgtgaaattcgacaaaaaaaaaaaattttttgttttttattttcccCCTTTTCTGAACACTCCTGtatataaaacgtaatttttattgataaacacaacctaaaattaactaaaaggtttatttttatttgggggtagcctctcgaacacatttttttaatttttcgatgacaatcaataggtatttccagactagacctcaaagtgacAATACCGCAGTcataaatgtgttttgtaccgacttatggcgaaataatgatttcgaaaaacatttaattatctctgaaactaggcctaatccagaaaattttatatgacattttagtttctaaatactgccaggaatgcttagttaaaatgtctcgcaatgctcacgggcaccttgtatgtcTGGTCTCTGATTAAGTAATATAACTCGATATAACgagaatttattattttcgtaaaatgTAATTCTACGATAGGTATTCTAAAACACACCAAAAGAATATGCAGATTTGCTCTAACTCCCAGTAATCCGAATTTTCCAGTAATCCGGCTCGCTTGTGTCAGCATTAGTGCCGGATTAGTGAGATTGTACTGTATACTGATTTAACTGATTACCTATACTTGTTACGAATCTGCAGGCCTAATTATACTAGAAGTTACATATGTAGTTATTTACAATATGTTTGAACACTGACTCACTATTTGGAGTGGTATATTACATTGCAAACGAGACTATTTTAGAGTCGAGATGATTCATGATGAGTGTCATTATCTCATTACAGTATTCACTTGTTTTCATGCAGTGCAGTGTAGTTTTAGACTTGcctgtataaatataaatcgtaGGTATAGATCAGCGGTACTCTACCCAACCTTTTTTATGAGTGCCACAAAGACGGTTTTGCTTGTAGCCCCGGGCCGCAAGATAAATTTGCTCAAAGGTTAAGTTCGGATGGCAACATTATGTATCTATACCAGGATTATCTGGTGGGCTATCTAAAAAAGCCCGGCGGTTGAGTACCGCTGGTACAAGATTTTCTGTCAAGTATCAAAAGTGCGAAGTTTTCGAATTTAAACTAAACTGTTGTGAGACATAGGTACTAACATTAAGCTAATTCTACGCTACGCttctaggctctccgaaacatgtcgcgcgagtgactaaacacgtgagtggaatccgtagaattagtttaatgtgcGAAGTTTTCGTAAAAtgtatggacattgtgaaaaaaaaggaTTATTTTTGAGTACTCTTTTATTGCTCTGAACCATGCTATAGTTTTTTAGCTAAAGTTTGAATATAGAGACAATACATAGATATACTCCGTAGACTATACAAAAtgtgataatatttatatgaaaacattGAAGTGGTTCCGGAGGCAGAAAATGAATTCCGAttgcaaaataatttaaaatactgtTTATTGGCATTATTACGCAACTTTTTATGATTGTGCCCGAAGGATAACTAggcaatactttttttttctccatacatgAGTGACCCACCCTTAGGATACACCCATCGTATCTTCACACGAACGAACATACTATTGTTGAAGTTAAAAACCCTTCATAAAAAATAAGCGTTCATGCGAGTCACCTAATTACATAAACAAAAACTACTAGAGATACAAAACAACAAATAGCTCACGGTGAatttgacattattattattatttgacattttactgtaaataattttgtgttttcATAAACATCCCGATGATAAGGGATCATTAGAGCGATTAAATTAATGAGTGTTTTATACGTGCCATTGATTGTAAACAAAGTGAGGCAATTTAGAACTAAACCTAGATATATAATATCTAGAAAtccgggttattcccactagttaccaccaagttgttaccagtggtgactactgggaatttttttcccaccttttaccactggtaactactggaaaaaaaatcccactagttaccaccaacttggtttggtggtaactactgggatttttttttgggCGCCGCAGGGGTTACCAATATTTTACAGTCCTCGGTGCACTTgcatgtttaaaatttaatctcGGCACCTTAACCTAGTCAAGCTGTTCCAAACAGTTAGGTACATGGTGATTCATTGCCTCTTTACTGTCTACGGcacaccagggcgccgcggcgcacttTGAGACCCCTTTTTTTTgttaggggggaaaatgcattccgcataccacccgggtgcggggggtgatcCGAggggttatgtgggactcccgtctaggctatgaggcccacggtatacccactaaaaaccccccatatgccacctcacCGCCCTAATGGTGGGTTACGGGAACTCGAACGTGAAATCTAaccttttattatatattacgaGTCAAAGtaagcgtcttcgtgaatgacacgatctataactaCAGGTTTTACTTCTGTTTGACAATATTTTTCCACTGTCGTTCATTTTAAACTTCAAGTCATGACGCGTTCTAAATCGATGCGAGGTCGTGAACAGACGGCTTGGAATTTTAAATTGCTCCCATTGTGCGATGAGATCTTTGACTCGTGTTAACGTTATTGTTGGGCAACAACTTGTACACGTGCATCTAAAGAACTCAAAAACGCAGGCCAAATTAGCTCCGGCTTGCACATTGGACATTTTTATGCCTCGCTCCCGCTGGTCCTGCTAATTAATGATATTGGTTACTTGCGTTGCGAAGTGCAtagtgggggtaagtaaagcgatgtCAGCGCATGCGGTGGTGAAAATTGGAACTAACCAAGgttagcgtctttaacatttcgtacaagtcatatggctcgaaatggaaCTTTATATGCGATTTCTCCTCCTgacatattcatttaaattgtatggcgTAAGGGACCATTggaatctgtatgaaatgcttaatataactaacgtatttaatatgataattattaatactgtatccgtaaaagtagctttgcaaatgccacatattatgtaATCTTTtcctagaagttaagaatgggtatagtaagttatccttaaaagatagacattaaACATACATTATTAGGCAGCAATACAATTAAACACAACAcaattaaagctcctagccagcgtgattttttcagATAACaattttcaaccaatttacacaaaaccttaacaagttgtATTCCTTAAGAATCATTCTATTGATAGATGCTATTCGTtgagtcgtatgaaaatccgttcagtagttttataagatgtagtgaattgacgttatcctctagatttgcggatgcttggttgcgtgacagtcgtgaaCATAGCGAATACACTAAGTTGCAAAAGTCCCTTGTGGGAAGCTGTTTTCAAAAAGACTTGCACATGGTAGTGTTTTTTTACTACGTAGTAGTAGGTGGGTACACAGAACGAgacgcctcgcgaggaaatttccgcACGAAGCAGCTCGGTCTGTGGAGACGGGCCTCGCCCGAGGCAATGTGGCTGTGGCGGGCACAGGCTGAGCTGCTTCGCgtggcaatttcctcgcgaggcgagTCGTtgtgtggacctgcctattACTTAGaagttggatgacaatgcaataatcgGTTCACAAATAAGACTCTTAAAAAGTATAAGTATCATTAAGCATATATAACGACATCCCACAAAAAGCGCTACATTTTTTCCCTTCGAACTATTCTTAGAAGACATGATTTCTGCACGCAATGCCTACCTAGTCAATTTACATGTCTAAAAAGAGCTGGACTCGCCTACCGAGGAATTCACACGCgtataatcaaaataaaattcaatctTATTTTGTGTTGTGTAactctaaaatacataattcttaaatacgtaGGTAATAGTAGGCCTTCGTACGTTTTTATTCGTTCATACATTATGTATATACTCGGACACACTTACCcatacatatacacatacataaatacatacattgtCCAGTTTTTTTCGTGGTTACGTAATAGATTATAGGTCTATATCTTCACAAATAATCCAGAATTCGAGTTTTCTTGTATTCTCACAAACTAACCATTTATTTTTCCCCAGGTTGAAATCGCGTGCGACCTAAGAAAACCCCTATTCTTACAAGAAAAAGAAGCCCAAGAAGACCTCCTAAAAATCCTCGACGATTTTGGCAACCGCCTCCCCCCTGTGGTCATCCACTCCTTCTCAGGCTCCGTCGAACAAGGCATCAAATACATCGAGAAAGGGTTCTATTTAGGGATCACAGGGTACATATGTAAAGATAAGTCAGATGGGGGCATAAGGAGGCTGTTGTCTGAGAATATATTGCCATTGGATAAGTTGCTGGTGGAGACGGATTCGCCGTTCATGTATCCGAATATGAGGGCTTCGAAACTGCCGTTGCATGTAAAGGACTCGTTGACTGAGAGGTGAGTGAAAGACTGATAGTCGTAATAATTTGAGAAGTTCCTTCAGTTTGGGCACGAATTCTGTGCATTTACGGTCTGCGGAGGTGGGCGAGGAGTTCGTGGTCCACAATGTCACGGAGCTGATTTACGTAATTTTAGTTATCGGCAGGAGAGTTGAGGCACTAAATTAATAATCGAAAAACGgtagtaaataaatgaatgtgacTTACGACTGATCTTGAAGAAACTGTTTGGCTCCGTGATATCGGTACAAAAATACTCTAATTTCACAATGTCACTGTTATTACATGAAATGTTGGATTCAAGACATGTACCGATAATTATCCCCGTAAGGCCCAATgtacattattataatgtacAATTTCAATGTAATAAGAGCCTTTCATAAACCAAACAAAgtagcatttcttttgtttcattcCTTATTCAGACAAACAAAATTCATCCCAATTTACTATACAAGGTTcgaattaaaaataagaataggtattttgcatggTAGGCCTTATGAGGTTTTAACTAGCTGTTTATCTTAAACCTTAAACGAGcaaaattgctcgtttaaaggtataagataaacaGCTTTATGAATCGTGCAACaggcatttcatttatttcattgcaCACATGTGAACTACAAAGTTTTTATCAACAAACATCGGTATGATCGGTAACTGTTATGCGATCACTCATTCCATATGTATGTACGTATATTTCTctacttataattttaatactaattaagtaattacatttaaaatcgtaaatattgatttatagACTATAGTTCGCCGCACGCATGACGAGTGGTTACTGATATTTGATTAATGAATATTATGATTGTGATTGAGTTTGTACTAACGGAAGTCCACTAGAAAGCACGCTCCACACTTTAAATACGTAGGCTGTTACTTCCGTGCTTGGCATTGTGTGCCGTTGTAGGAGACATCTAATATTGAAGTCGGAACTCCACTTTGGCGCACGGTCCCTTTTAACTATACTCTGTAACTTGAATATATAGGTCTATCTGAATAACATACTATGAGATCAAACCcttaatcaaacaaaaattttggctgtttcatttcGGCGAGATGAGATCGAGATGTTTCTTTTATGCGACAGCCAATTTTGTTTAGTCTTATATGCCTAGGCCGTGTGGTATAGTCATGAAACTGTCGGTGCCATATTGTACTCGTTCAAAATTCGTTCCTTTAGAGTTTTGCGGGCGTAGGAGCTGTTTAGATTTAAGTCATAAAATGGTGGTTAGGTAGCTCCTCAGTACTATGATGACTGACCTTGACATGCGTAGATTACCTTTACCTGCCCACAATCCGTGTAACTACCGTTATTTAGCGACCTCCTCGAGGCGCTATTACCACAAAATAGATAAAGTAATACACACGTAAAGGTCTAACAAAACCTGAGTATTTTCTTAAAGCTACTTTCATGACTGCTGCAAAACAATTTAACTTATATAACTAGCCTATTGTTACGGCATGTCTACACGGTAGTGTTTTTTCGTTGGCTGATTTTATTGCGACCGTTATTTCTATAATTAGAAATCGCTTTTGACTGTCGTAATATCTCTTAAATACAAAGAACTTACATATTCTACAAACAGATCCTACTGTAGGTCTAACGTTTATCTCAGACGATAGGTGAGAATATGTAGAGAGGTTGAATATATATTTGGTCAATTCTATGACGGATTGAGTGAGtcaaaattaagtacctatttaaactATTTCTAATGACAAACTATAAACTGCGGAACTTCCTCTAATAGTCTAAGTGTTAGTGTTATATATTGAGATACTCCATTAACTCAGCGGGCATGTCGGTATGTcgcactttttagggttccgtagccaaatggcaaaaaacggaacccttatagattcgtcatgtccgtctgtctgtccgattctgtcacagccacttttttccgaaactataagagctgtactgttcaaacttagtaagtggatgtattctatgaaccgcattaagattttcacacaaaaatagaaaaaaaacaataaattttgggggttccccatacttagaactgaaactcaaaaaatcttttttcatcaaacccatacgtgtggggtatctatggataggtcttcaaaaatgatattgaggtttctaatatcatttttttctaaactgaatagtttgcgcgagagacacttccaaagtggtaaaaagtgtgtcccccccccccgtaacttctaaaataacagaatgaaaaatctaaaaaaaatatatgatatacattgccatgtaaacttccaccgaaaattggtttgaacgagatctagtaagtagtttttttttaaaacgtcatgaaattaaaaaaaaattttttttttcatcatacccatacgtgtggggtatctatggataggtctttaaaaatgatattaaggtttctaatattatttttttctaaactgaatagtttgcgcgagagaaccttccaaagtgaaaaaaagtgtgtccccccccctgtaacttctaaaataacaaaatgaaaaatctaaaataaatatatgatatacattaccatgcaaacttccaccgaaaattggtttgaacgagatctagtgagtagtttttttttaatacgtcataaaattaaaaaaaaaaaaaattcatcaaacatatacgtgtggggtatctatggataggtcttcaaaaatgatatttaggttcctaatatcatttttttctaaactgaatagtttgcgcgagagacacttccaaagtggtaaaatgtgtgtccaaagtggtaaaatgttgaacaagatctaataagaagatttttttttaatacgtcttaaattgtacggaacccttcatgcgcgagtccgactcgcacttggccgctttttgattATCGCCCGAATCGCTATGAGCCGTGGGATACGATCAGTTTTTGTTTGCTTTTTGCTGCTTTTTTTATGATGTGAAACgtgtttaatgtatttcttgTTACCAACGGCCTACTACTGCTGCTGGCGATAGTATAGTGATTTAGTAGCGTTGATATTTCGATGTAATcttgtatttgttaattatacGTAGTTTGTGAtggtttttatataaattgatattttcTATCATAACACAAAGGGAATTAAGTCTGCATA of the Cydia pomonella isolate Wapato2018A chromosome 19, ilCydPomo1, whole genome shotgun sequence genome contains:
- the LOC133528064 gene encoding 3'-5' ssDNA/RNA exonuclease TatD, which gives rise to MTSEDTKNVQDLKGCYENLIVVDVGANLTNKKYGRDLDSVVQRAKDAGVQKIMVTGTSVKNSKEALRLTRLYPGTIYSTAGVHPHDAKSMVEEDMWAELHETAQAPECVAIGECGLNYSKDFSEPGVQREVFKRQVEIACDLRKPLFLQEKEAQEDLLKILDDFGNRLPPVVIHSFSGSVEQGIKYIEKGFYLGITGYICKDKSDGGIRRLLSENILPLDKLLVETDSPFMYPNMRASKLPLHVKDSLTERSMAFVNRYCTFQRNEPCALPAIVELVAGFLGQSPEDVALATAFNALKIFGLSQ